A stretch of Eleutherodactylus coqui strain aEleCoq1 chromosome 2, aEleCoq1.hap1, whole genome shotgun sequence DNA encodes these proteins:
- the LOC136611104 gene encoding matrin-3-like — translation MSKSYSQSSLGRDFMNIGSGSKLGQQGSRTLLSGPSSKNLPSIFSIGNRAPPPPPPPLSSQRRGDPNQANNILASFGLSSRDLDELSRYPEEKITPESLPQLIQQIKRRRSEDMSMLSYRERLPREPLRVSSSDWDDDVRPYRRESFPDRSSGLDHVVDYDHGSRSREPTYRDRLDLDERLRDRENFREDRFLSETPFRKLSTDYEPMSYSQPQERSVFEKTRGMPSIRNIDDFHGRLPKDFPHLCSLCDMPLHTKKGWVEHVGGLTHRRHRLLLLEVYPEWNGHGMGDSLMLRQSTNHAPGLLGPPPPQPQSLLSMGGGPEGRRGGPRVHLGGMEERGPGPRHMQNRPPMKPARYGTGRVVHIINFERGRNLKNQLLKLAEPFGEITNHLILNKMNEAFIEMSTAEDAVAVVDYYTTNPAIIMGKPVRVHLSQKYKRIKKSEAKPEAKPDPKKTEVSRVVHVSKLPSYGYTDSALINLAETFGKVKTYILMRVRNQAFIEMERLEDAQDMVKRCEIVPLMFQGKTLKVDLSERYKKLVLRIPNKLIEQKDKTRKRAHSPDHKAGAKEKQRKTESTEGDDGEGQVSSEDITGDDTVHTSEEADQKDIVTDSCEADLLEDEEEEEATALLETSSSVADDEVLDANEADANDDGEDQMEAQEPLSPAPTACFTEEKPKGAAKFSGNIDDFVTLDEVGDEEDLDRLKAAVAEKSAERAKMECSSVLASTSVEETEQENEAEQEAEQAAEKGTCKTAARKPTKTTESTSEINPLAALTKDYFLGPYQSNNPVGVEFVVPKTGFYCKLCSLFYTNEDVAKVTHCSTLPHYQKLKKVLTKLAKNPEKKN, via the exons ATGTCGAAGTCCTATTCTCAATCATCTTTAGGTAGAGACTTCATGAACATCGGTTCCGGCTCTAAATTAGGTCAGCAAGGCTCTCGTACCTTACTGTCTGGTCCCTCGTCCAAAAACTTGCCATCCATATTTAGTATTGGTAACagagctcctcctcctccccctcctcctttatCTTCTCAACGTAGAGGAGACCCCAATCAGGCCAATAATATCTTGGCCAGCTTTGGTCTGTCCTCCAGGGACTTGGATGAATTAAGTCGCTATCCCGAGGAGAAGATCACTCCTGAAAGCTTGCCACAGCTTATTCAGCAGATTAAGAGGAGGAGGTCGGAAGACATGTCTATGTTGAGTTACAGAGAGCGACTTCCTCGAGAGCCATTGAGAGTATCTAGCAGTGACTGGGATGATGACGTAAGGCCTTACAGAAGAGAGAGTTTTCCTGATCGCTCATCCGGTCTCGACCATGTGGTCGATTACGACCATGGGAGCCGCTCTCGAGAGCCCACTTATCGCGACAGACTGGATTTAGATGAACGCTTAAGAGATCGGGAAAACTTTAGAGAAGACCGTTTCTTATCTGAAACTCCTTTCCGTAAGCTTAGTACAGATTATGAGCCCATGAGCTACAGCCAACCACAAGAACGATCTGTCTTTGAAAAGACGAGAGGAATGCCATCCATTAGAAACATTGATGATTTCCACGGACGATTGCCAAAAGACTTTCCCCATCTCTGTTCCCTCTGTGACATGCCACTCCATACTAAGAAG GGCTGGGTTGAGCATGTTGGCGGTCTAACTCATAGAAGACATCGACTGCTTCTGCTTGAAGT ATATCCAGAGTGGAATGGACATGGCAT GGGAGATTCGCTCATGCTGCGGCAGTCCACAAACCATGCACCAGGACTATTgggaccaccaccaccacagccgCAATCCCTATTATCCATGGGCGGTGGACCCGAAGGAagacgtggaggcccaagggtTCACTTAGGGG GAATGGAAGAACGTGGTCCTGGACCAAGGCATATGCAGAACAGACCACCG ATGAAACCAGCCAGATATGGAACCGGGAGAGTGGTTCATATCATAAACTTTGAGCgagggaggaatctgaagaaccAACTTCTAAAGCTGGCTGAGCCTTTTGGAGAAATCACCAACCATTTGATTTTAAACAAAATGAATGAG GCATTCATTGAGATGTCCACTGCAGAAGATGCAGTGGCCGTGGTAGACTACTACACTACAAACCCAGCTATTATCATGGGGAAGCCTGTTCGCGTCCACCTGTCTCAAAAATATAAACGTATTAAG aaATCTGAAGCAAAGCCTGAAGCAAAACCTGACCCCAAAAAAACAGAAGTCAGCCGCGTGGTGCACGTTAGTAAACTACCCAGTTATGGCTACACCGATTCTGCACTGATTAATCTTGCTGAGACTTTTGGGAAAGTGAAAACCTATATTCTAATGAGAGTGAGGAATCAG GCTTTTATTGAAATGGAGAGGTTGGAGGACGCTCAGGACATGGTGAAGCGTTGTGAGATCGTCCCTCTAATGTTCCAGGGAAAGACATTGAAAGTAGATCTCTCTGAGAGATACAAGAAGCTGGTTTTAAGG aTCCCAAACAAACTTATTGAACAGAAAGATAAGACCCG caagAGGGCTCATTCTCCAGACCACAAAGCAGGTGCCAAAGAGAAGCAGAGAAAGACTGAGTCAACTGAAGGTGATGATGGAGAGGGCCAGGTTTCTTCAGAAGACATAACTGGTGATGATACCGTTCACACTTCAGAGGAGGCTGATCAAAAAGATATAGTGACAGATTCTTGTGAAGCGGATCTtctggaggacgaggaggaggaggaagccacTGCTCTCCTAGAAACCAGTAGCTCTGTGGCTGATGATGAAGTACTAGACGCAAACGAGGCAGACGCAAACGATGACGGAGAAGACCAAATGGAGGCACAGGAACCTTTGTCTCCAGCTCCCACTGCATGCTTCACTGAGGAGAAACCGAAG GGAGCAGCCAAGTTTTCTGGGAATATAGATGATTTTGTAACTCTTGATGAGGTCGGTGATGAAGAGGATTTGGATAGGCTGAAAGCTGCTGTTGCAGAGAAGTCTGCAGAAAGGGCTAAAATGGAATGCAGTTCAGTTTTGGCTAGCACAAGTGTGGAAGAAACAGAGCAAGAAAATGAGGCCGAGCAGGAGGCAGAACAGGCAGCGGAAAAGGGGACCTGCAAAACGGCTGCCAGAAAACCTACTAAGACCACTGAAAGCACAAGTGAAATAAACCCTCTGGCAGCATTAACTAAGGATTATTTTCTTGGCCCGTATCAGTCCAATAATCCTGTTG